Proteins encoded in a region of the uncultured Fusobacterium sp. genome:
- the rplT gene encoding 50S ribosomal protein L20, with the protein MRVKTGIVRRRKHKKVLKAAKGFRGASGDVIKQAKQATMRAAAYSTRDRKVTKRRMRQLWIIRINTAARLNGLTYSTLMNGLKKAGIVLDRKVLADIALNNAAEFTKLAETAKAAL; encoded by the coding sequence ATGAGAGTTAAAACTGGTATAGTTAGAAGAAGAAAACATAAAAAAGTTTTAAAAGCAGCTAAAGGATTTAGAGGTGCTTCTGGTGACGTTATAAAACAAGCTAAACAAGCTACAATGAGAGCAGCAGCTTATTCTACAAGAGATAGAAAAGTAACTAAGAGAAGAATGAGACAATTATGGATCATCAGAATCAATACTGCAGCTAGATTAAATGGATTAACATATTCAACTTTAATGAACGGATTAAAGAAAGCTGGAATCGTATTAGATAGAAAAGTTTTAGCTGATATCGCTTTAAACAACGCAGCTGAATTCACTAAATTAGCAGAAACTGCAAAAGCAGCTCTATAA
- the rpmI gene encoding 50S ribosomal protein L35, with the protein MPKMKTHRGARKRIKVTGTGKFVIKHSGKSHILTKKDRKRKNNLKKDFVVTETLKRHMQALLPYGTGR; encoded by the coding sequence ATGCCAAAAATGAAGACTCATAGAGGAGCTAGAAAAAGAATTAAAGTTACAGGAACAGGTAAATTTGTAATTAAACACTCAGGAAAAAGCCATATCTTAACTAAGAAAGATAGAAAGAGAAAAAACAACTTAAAGAAAGATTTCGTAGTAACTGAAACTTTAAAAAGACATATGCAAGCTTTATTACCATATGGAACAGGAAGATAA
- the infC gene encoding translation initiation factor IF-3, whose product MEVLTITDKIRINEKIKGKEFRIISSSGEQLGVMSANAALELARQEGLDLVEIAATAKPPVCKIMDFGKYRYEQTRKAKEAKKNQKQTVVKEVKVTARIDSHDLETKMSQIKKFLEKENKVKVTLVLFGREKMHSTLGVDTLDDIAEKFADIAEADKKYNDKQKHIILSPKK is encoded by the coding sequence ATGGAGGTGCTTACTATTACTGATAAAATTAGAATTAACGAAAAAATAAAAGGAAAAGAGTTTAGAATAATCTCATCTTCTGGGGAGCAATTAGGAGTTATGAGTGCAAATGCAGCACTTGAATTAGCTAGACAAGAAGGATTAGACTTAGTTGAAATAGCAGCTACAGCAAAGCCACCTGTATGTAAAATCATGGATTTTGGAAAATACAGATATGAGCAAACTAGAAAAGCTAAAGAAGCTAAGAAAAATCAAAAACAAACTGTTGTAAAAGAAGTAAAAGTAACAGCTAGAATTGATAGTCATGATTTAGAAACTAAGATGTCTCAAATTAAGAAATTCTTAGAAAAAGAGAATAAAGTAAAAGTTACATTAGTACTTTTTGGAAGAGAGAAAATGCACTCAACATTAGGTGTAGATACTCTTGATGACATAGCAGAAAAATTCGCTGATATAGCTGAAGCTGATAAAAAATATAACGATAAGCAAAAACATATAATCTTATCACCTAAAAAATAA
- a CDS encoding LysE family translocator, with translation MFGVINYEMYITSSIILALIPGSDTMFILGQTISNSKKTGVYSALGVCAGILVHTFLAAFGLSLVLKNSITAFNVVKFLGAMYLVYMGIKSIKSKDTLLVNEGKIKKENLKKAFFQGMVTNVLNPKVALFFLAFLPQFVDTANTYGALPFAILGLTSFTISGIWCVSLSVFASFIAIFLKKNKSFGKIINKISGIIFIVLGINLLRAKING, from the coding sequence ATGTTTGGAGTAATTAACTATGAAATGTATATAACATCAAGTATAATTTTAGCTTTAATTCCTGGAAGTGACACAATGTTTATTTTAGGGCAAACAATATCAAATAGTAAAAAAACAGGAGTGTATTCTGCCTTAGGAGTATGTGCTGGAATTTTAGTACATACTTTTTTAGCTGCTTTTGGATTATCATTAGTCTTAAAAAATTCTATAACTGCTTTTAATGTTGTAAAATTTTTAGGAGCTATGTATTTAGTGTATATGGGAATAAAAAGTATAAAATCAAAGGATACTTTGCTAGTAAACGAAGGAAAAATAAAAAAAGAAAACCTAAAAAAAGCTTTTTTTCAAGGAATGGTAACAAATGTTTTAAATCCTAAAGTAGCTTTATTTTTCTTAGCTTTTTTACCTCAATTTGTAGATACAGCAAATACTTATGGAGCACTACCTTTTGCTATATTAGGATTAACATCTTTTACAATTTCAGGAATTTGGTGTGTATCCCTTTCTGTTTTTGCTTCATTTATAGCTATATTTTTGAAAAAAAATAAAAGTTTTGGAAAGATAATAAATAAAATTTCAGGAATAATTTTTATAGTTTTAGGAATAAATTTACTTAGAGCCAAGATAAATGGATAG
- the proC gene encoding pyrroline-5-carboxylate reductase, with protein sequence MKKIGFIGCGNMGEAFLKGIINSLLVEINDIYIYDKLRKDEISEKYGVHKLESEVEIVDKCDIIFLAIKPNVYFDVIDKIKENINSTKIIVAMAPGISMEDILEATDNRNSKIVRTMPNLPLMVQEGCIAYAFNENIEDEEKVFFKELFEKIGVAIETKEELFDAVIGASGSSPAFMFMFIEALADAAVSEGLPRSDAYKLVGQTLVGCGKLFLESGKHPGELKDSVCSPGGTTIVGVRFLEENGFRGAVIKAVTETIKKSKEMSQSNNK encoded by the coding sequence ATGAAGAAAATAGGTTTTATTGGTTGTGGAAATATGGGAGAAGCTTTTCTAAAAGGGATAATTAATTCTCTTTTAGTAGAAATTAATGATATTTATATTTATGATAAGCTTAGAAAAGATGAGATAAGCGAGAAATATGGAGTACATAAATTAGAAAGTGAAGTTGAGATTGTAGATAAATGTGATATCATATTTTTAGCAATTAAACCGAATGTATATTTTGATGTAATAGATAAAATTAAAGAAAATATAAATAGTACAAAAATAATAGTAGCTATGGCTCCTGGTATCAGTATGGAAGATATTTTAGAAGCTACAGATAATAGAAATAGTAAAATTGTAAGAACTATGCCAAATCTACCTCTAATGGTTCAAGAGGGATGTATAGCTTATGCATTTAATGAAAATATTGAAGATGAAGAAAAAGTATTCTTTAAGGAGTTATTTGAAAAAATAGGAGTTGCTATTGAAACAAAAGAGGAATTATTTGATGCAGTAATTGGAGCTTCAGGATCTTCTCCTGCTTTTATGTTTATGTTTATAGAAGCTTTAGCAGATGCTGCTGTATCAGAAGGGTTACCAAGAAGTGATGCTTATAAATTAGTAGGACAAACTTTAGTGGGATGTGGAAAATTATTTTTAGAAAGTGGAAAGCATCCTGGAGAATTAAAAGATAGCGTTTGTTCACCTGGAGGAACAACAATAGTTGGAGTTAGATTTTTAGAGGAAAATGGTTTTAGAGGTGCAGTAATAAAAGCTGTAACTGAAACAATAAAAAAATCAAAAGAAATGAGTCAAAGTAATAATAAATAA
- a CDS encoding MurR/RpiR family transcriptional regulator yields MKKKVLGYLDDNYNSFSKSFKKIAEYIKYNQSIVSFISINQLAKETETSPATITRFSKSLGFKGYPDFQKIFQKEVEQQTSYMKGLKNSIAETEDSSTILQEMIKTNIELLQEMDVLEIEKSLDQAVKWIKDSRKLYILGARGSYALAYYLYFMLKEFREGVELMISGASDFTDKLLYTQPNDLLFTISFHPYTNFTYQVTEFFKEHGNRVITVTDKKDSTLGNISDLVLTTKNGEKAYTFVPGTVIINALLMKLGIEDKENTVEKLDKLKEITDRFNIYIDK; encoded by the coding sequence ATGAAAAAGAAAGTATTAGGATATTTAGATGATAACTATAATTCTTTCAGTAAGAGCTTTAAAAAAATAGCAGAATATATAAAGTATAATCAAAGTATAGTTTCTTTTATATCAATAAATCAATTAGCTAAGGAGACAGAAACAAGTCCTGCTACAATAACTAGATTTTCAAAAAGCTTGGGGTTTAAAGGTTATCCAGATTTCCAAAAGATATTTCAGAAGGAAGTTGAACAACAAACTTCATATATGAAAGGATTAAAAAATAGTATAGCAGAAACAGAAGATAGTAGCACTATTTTACAAGAGATGATAAAAACAAATATTGAGTTATTACAAGAGATGGATGTTTTAGAAATAGAAAAAAGTTTAGATCAAGCAGTAAAATGGATAAAAGATAGTAGAAAACTTTATATTCTAGGTGCAAGAGGATCTTATGCTCTAGCTTATTATCTATATTTTATGTTAAAAGAATTTAGAGAAGGTGTAGAATTAATGATTTCAGGAGCTTCTGATTTTACTGATAAATTATTATACACTCAACCAAATGATCTATTATTTACAATATCATTTCATCCATATACTAACTTTACATATCAAGTGACAGAGTTTTTTAAAGAACATGGAAATAGAGTTATAACAGTAACTGATAAAAAGGATTCAACTTTAGGAAATATATCAGATTTAGTTTTAACTACTAAAAATGGAGAAAAGGCTTATACTTTTGTACCAGGAACTGTAATTATAAATGCGTTGTTAATGAAGTTAGGAATAGAAGATAAAGAAAATACAGTTGAAAAGTTAGATAAATTAAAAGAGATAACAGATAGATTTAATATCTATATTGATAAATAA
- a CDS encoding LexA family transcriptional regulator, translating into MDFKTYIKTKREALGLSQNKASKLAGITQSYYNGIERGEVKNPPSEEVLDSLIKVLLLTPSEGEKLKYLAAIERTPNIILNELKRLSDEKELSKRQVIKDISNNNSLIPLFSRISAGVGLITDEEPIDYISLPGIRNADSVFAINVKGDSMEPTIKNQSIILCRQGEELKDGEVGAFLVNGESFVKRIKVTKNFFALLSDNPNYQPIYVYPEDEFKIIGKVLKVINDVR; encoded by the coding sequence ATGGATTTTAAAACATATATAAAAACTAAAAGGGAAGCTCTTGGTCTTAGTCAAAATAAAGCTTCTAAATTAGCTGGTATTACTCAATCATACTACAATGGAATTGAAAGAGGAGAGGTTAAAAATCCTCCTAGTGAAGAAGTTTTAGACAGCTTAATAAAAGTACTATTACTTACTCCATCTGAAGGTGAAAAATTAAAATATTTGGCTGCTATTGAAAGAACTCCAAATATAATTCTTAATGAATTAAAAAGACTCTCTGATGAAAAGGAACTTTCTAAAAGACAAGTGATTAAAGATATAAGCAACAACAATTCTCTTATTCCTTTATTTTCTCGTATAAGTGCAGGAGTAGGATTAATAACTGATGAGGAGCCTATAGATTATATCTCTTTACCAGGAATTAGAAATGCTGATAGTGTATTTGCTATAAATGTAAAAGGGGATTCTATGGAACCAACTATAAAAAATCAATCTATTATCCTTTGTAGACAAGGAGAAGAACTAAAAGATGGAGAAGTTGGGGCCTTTTTAGTAAATGGAGAATCTTTTGTAAAAAGAATAAAAGTTACTAAAAACTTTTTTGCTCTTCTTAGTGATAATCCTAATTATCAGCCAATATATGTTTATCCTGAAGATGAGTTTAAAATTATTGGAAAAGTTTTAAAAGTTATTAATGATGTTAGATAA
- the pgeF gene encoding peptidoglycan editing factor PgeF yields MFLNKEKYIELKDWKMFGVSAIYTKINYGNIKEMSKEKVTKDFSLEGKYIVSGFQTHSDNIVVVDSLEKLYFEDTDGFITNRKDIVILTKYADCLPIYFYDIKKEVIGLVHSGWQGSYKEIGKKAIKLMIDKYKCKLESIKVAFGVGISQKNYEVGEDFLQKFKEKFSEDLIENSFKKENGKLYFDNQEFVYRNLLELGLPKENILINNLCTYDGEFHSYRRDKENSGRNGALIWLNK; encoded by the coding sequence ATGTTTTTAAATAAAGAGAAATACATAGAGCTAAAAGATTGGAAAATGTTTGGAGTATCTGCTATATATACTAAAATAAATTATGGAAATATAAAAGAGATGAGTAAAGAGAAAGTAACAAAAGATTTTTCATTAGAAGGTAAATATATAGTTTCAGGATTCCAAACTCATAGTGACAATATTGTAGTAGTAGATAGTTTAGAAAAACTATACTTTGAAGATACAGATGGATTTATTACAAATAGAAAAGATATTGTTATTTTAACAAAATATGCTGATTGTTTACCAATTTATTTTTATGATATAAAAAAAGAGGTAATAGGACTTGTTCATTCAGGTTGGCAAGGAAGTTATAAAGAGATAGGAAAAAAAGCTATAAAACTTATGATAGATAAGTATAAATGTAAATTAGAAAGTATTAAAGTAGCTTTTGGAGTGGGAATATCCCAAAAAAATTACGAGGTAGGAGAAGATTTTCTACAAAAATTTAAAGAAAAATTTTCAGAAGATTTGATAGAAAATAGTTTTAAAAAAGAAAATGGAAAACTATATTTTGATAATCAGGAATTTGTTTATAGAAATTTATTAGAATTAGGATTACCAAAAGAAAATATTTTGATAAATAATTTATGCACTTATGATGGAGAGTTTCATTCTTATAGAAGAGATAAAGAAAATTCAGGTAGAAATGGAGCTTTAATTTGGTTAAATAAGTAA
- the aroF gene encoding 3-deoxy-7-phosphoheptulonate synthase, whose translation MYIKTKKNTGEQEKSEILKFLSDNRLGSIIREEKDYYKIGIVGDKKNVDLDRLLSFDGVDEIIPIGKSYKFVSREFQEEDTIIEIKGRKIGGGNFLMMAGPCAIENRESIFKIAEEVKKAGAQVLRGGAFKPRTSPYDFQGLGEEGLKYMREAADMYDMLVVTEVMDASDIPLIEKYADIFQVGARNMQNFSLLKALGRCGKPILLKRGLSATMRELLMAAEYIVAYGNKEVILCERGIRTFETITRNTVDINAIPLLKEKSHLPVIIDASHGTGRRSLVEPVTLAGVIAGADGAMVEVHENPECATSDGMQSLYFKDFEKLMRNLDKVLKLKNELE comes from the coding sequence ATGTATATAAAAACAAAAAAAAATACAGGAGAACAAGAAAAAAGTGAAATTCTAAAATTTCTAAGTGATAATAGATTGGGAAGTATAATAAGAGAAGAGAAAGATTATTATAAAATAGGAATAGTTGGAGATAAAAAAAATGTGGATTTAGATAGATTGTTATCTTTTGACGGTGTAGATGAGATTATTCCAATAGGTAAAAGTTATAAATTTGTAAGTAGAGAATTTCAAGAAGAGGATACTATTATTGAGATAAAGGGAAGAAAAATAGGTGGAGGAAATTTTCTAATGATGGCAGGACCTTGTGCTATTGAAAATAGAGAATCAATATTTAAAATAGCTGAGGAAGTAAAAAAAGCTGGAGCTCAAGTATTAAGAGGTGGGGCATTTAAACCTAGAACTTCTCCATATGATTTTCAAGGATTAGGAGAAGAGGGGTTAAAATATATGAGAGAAGCTGCAGATATGTATGATATGCTTGTAGTAACTGAAGTTATGGATGCAAGTGATATACCATTGATTGAAAAATATGCAGATATTTTTCAAGTGGGAGCAAGAAATATGCAGAATTTTTCTCTTTTAAAAGCTTTAGGAAGATGTGGTAAACCAATTCTTTTAAAAAGAGGATTAAGTGCAACTATGAGAGAGTTATTAATGGCAGCAGAATATATAGTTGCTTATGGAAATAAGGAAGTAATTCTTTGTGAAAGAGGAATAAGAACATTTGAAACAATTACAAGAAATACTGTGGATATAAATGCAATTCCTCTATTAAAAGAAAAATCACATTTACCAGTTATTATAGATGCTAGTCATGGAACAGGAAGACGTAGTTTAGTAGAGCCAGTAACTTTAGCAGGAGTTATAGCAGGAGCTGATGGAGCTATGGTAGAGGTTCATGAAAATCCAGAGTGTGCTACTTCTGATGGTATGCAATCTCTTTATTTTAAAGATTTTGAAAAGTTAATGAGAAATTTAGATAAAGTTTTAAAATTAAAAAATGAGTTGGAGTAA
- a CDS encoding Smr/MutS family protein: MYNEIDLHHMNFDDALRVFITKYNLLYKKGERREIMVIHGYGSKYLDSVPVIRTKIREYFLRNKEYVKMRLDLNPGVTYVMPLKPLPMPKKRKR; the protein is encoded by the coding sequence ATGTATAATGAGATAGATTTACATCATATGAATTTTGATGATGCTCTTAGAGTTTTTATAACGAAATATAATCTTTTATATAAAAAGGGAGAAAGAAGAGAAATAATGGTAATACATGGGTATGGTTCTAAATATTTAGATAGTGTCCCAGTAATAAGAACAAAAATTAGAGAGTATTTTTTAAGAAATAAAGAGTATGTAAAAATGAGATTAGATTTAAATCCTGGAGTAACTTATGTAATGCCATTAAAACCCCTACCAATGCCTAAAAAAAGAAAAAGATAA
- a CDS encoding 4Fe-4S binding protein yields MHVIDKDTCIGCGACEGTCPVGAISATDDGKYAIGDACVDCGACAAGCPVSAISAE; encoded by the coding sequence ATGCACGTAATAGATAAAGATACTTGTATCGGATGTGGAGCTTGTGAAGGAACTTGTCCAGTAGGAGCTATATCAGCAACTGATGATGGAAAATATGCTATCGGAGATGCTTGTGTAGATTGTGGAGCTTGTGCTGCTGGATGTCCAGTATCAGCAATTTCAGCTGAGTAA
- a CDS encoding DUF6672 family protein, protein MKMIRNWIILIIVVIGISVALFITGRLHSVYFENKSKNGYEAIKDISYSLNGEKAKKVRVNRRGMGEVKGRTHELIVTYKDESGKKQEIKKEITLGATENVIIYLPVLVGNGDNWMEEFKAK, encoded by the coding sequence ATGAAAATGATAAGAAACTGGATAATTCTTATAATAGTAGTTATTGGAATCTCAGTAGCTTTATTTATAACTGGAAGATTACACAGTGTCTACTTTGAAAATAAAAGCAAAAATGGCTATGAGGCAATAAAAGATATCTCTTATTCTCTAAATGGTGAAAAAGCTAAAAAAGTAAGAGTAAATAGAAGAGGTATGGGAGAAGTAAAAGGAAGAACTCATGAACTAATAGTTACTTATAAAGATGAGTCAGGAAAGAAACAAGAGATAAAGAAAGAGATAACTTTAGGTGCTACTGAAAATGTAATAATTTACCTTCCTGTTTTAGTGGGAAATGGAGATAATTGGATGGAAGAGTTTAAAGCTAAATAA